In Paenibacillus guangzhouensis, a single window of DNA contains:
- a CDS encoding response regulator produces MLEDDIHLFEDFAKIQGAAFNQQYIKRNGLVRLFVPGSGWDRILQNPDLEHGWAKGKEQNRGTYNKGGARMYSIFLVDDEELEMEMLRDHVRWEEMGLYVVGTASNGMEALEKIEATEPDIVLTDVQMPMMNGIELAQHIHDRFDWIQVMFLTGHDEFHYVKSALNVGAVGYLLKPLDLNEIESVIVKVKQLCEEVRMKLRSIEAAKANLFKELSHEKDRERTAALVASFSRLTRLPETSRYALALFSVDPKEAQNEQDSLEDWLGRLITFLTSFFKLKNLEPIFVPFKEGEIGVFMAASQQPGHYAWEDLAEGIRGALDFTVTAAVGMQETDLSHIHDLYGQSRVILNERFYEGTGKVIHAEAVRNQFYSEHVPPFAAKEWFEAINRLDFEQAAQRLHRQMEGLATLRVKKKVISDWAIDLIDELLEQLHKPATEGFKRAELYYSIYNALTLHEIEDLILKMAGEAVSMLGERFMDKNEKLVHKVRTVIDQNYDQPITINSLSEQVYLSPNYLRSLFKEKTGMTIHDYMTRIRLGKAKELLADGSLKIQDIAQRVGYESTSYFISLFVKNEGVTPNEYRKNL; encoded by the coding sequence ATGCTTGAAGATGACATTCATTTATTTGAGGATTTTGCAAAAATCCAAGGAGCGGCTTTCAATCAGCAATATATAAAGCGAAACGGTTTAGTTCGTCTATTTGTACCCGGGAGCGGATGGGATCGAATTTTGCAAAATCCTGATTTAGAGCATGGTTGGGCTAAGGGAAAAGAACAAAATAGAGGAACATATAACAAAGGAGGGGCTCGGATGTATAGTATATTTTTGGTAGATGACGAGGAACTCGAGATGGAGATGCTTAGAGACCATGTCCGCTGGGAAGAGATGGGACTTTATGTTGTAGGAACAGCCAGCAACGGGATGGAGGCGCTGGAGAAGATCGAGGCCACCGAGCCTGATATTGTGCTTACGGATGTGCAGATGCCGATGATGAACGGGATTGAGCTGGCTCAACATATCCACGATCGTTTTGACTGGATTCAAGTGATGTTCTTGACCGGTCACGATGAGTTTCATTATGTCAAATCCGCCCTTAACGTAGGAGCCGTCGGCTACTTGTTAAAACCACTTGATTTAAATGAAATTGAAAGCGTTATCGTGAAGGTGAAGCAGCTTTGTGAGGAAGTGCGCATGAAGCTCCGTTCTATAGAAGCGGCCAAGGCCAACCTCTTTAAAGAGCTCTCGCATGAAAAAGATAGGGAACGCACCGCTGCACTGGTTGCTAGCTTCAGCCGGCTGACCCGTCTGCCAGAGACCTCCCGCTATGCACTGGCTTTGTTCAGTGTCGATCCCAAGGAAGCTCAGAACGAACAGGATAGTCTGGAGGATTGGCTGGGCCGGCTGATCACCTTCCTGACTTCTTTTTTTAAGTTGAAAAATCTCGAGCCGATCTTTGTTCCTTTTAAAGAAGGAGAAATAGGGGTATTCATGGCCGCATCACAGCAGCCGGGCCACTATGCCTGGGAGGATCTGGCCGAAGGTATTCGCGGCGCACTCGATTTTACTGTTACGGCCGCGGTAGGCATGCAGGAAACCGATTTATCACACATCCATGACCTGTATGGGCAGAGTCGTGTTATTTTAAATGAACGTTTTTATGAGGGAACTGGCAAGGTTATTCATGCGGAGGCTGTACGGAATCAATTCTATAGCGAGCATGTGCCGCCTTTTGCTGCCAAAGAATGGTTTGAGGCTATTAACCGTCTGGATTTTGAGCAGGCTGCGCAGCGTCTGCACCGCCAAATGGAAGGGCTTGCAACCTTACGGGTCAAGAAGAAGGTGATTTCCGATTGGGCGATCGATCTTATTGATGAGCTGCTGGAACAGCTGCACAAGCCGGCTACGGAAGGGTTCAAGCGGGCGGAGCTGTATTATTCCATCTATAATGCACTGACCTTACACGAAATTGAAGACTTGATTTTGAAGATGGCTGGAGAAGCTGTGAGCATGCTGGGCGAACGGTTCATGGACAAAAACGAGAAGCTGGTACATAAAGTCCGTACCGTCATCGACCAGAATTATGATCAGCCGATCACGATCAACAGCTTGTCAGAGCAGGTGTATCTGTCTCCGAACTATTTGCGGTCCCTGTTCAAGGAGAAGACTGGCATGACTATTCACGATTATATGACCCGCATCCGTCTGGGCAAAGCGAAGGAACTGCTCGCCGATGGCTCGCTGAAAATTCAGGATATCGCCCAGCGGGTAGGGTATGAGAGCACGTCCTATTTCATTTCGCTTTTTGTAAAAAATGAAGGGGTCACGCCCAACGAATATCGTAAAAATCTGTAG
- a CDS encoding S-layer homology domain-containing protein, with product MLRQVMKKGFLLLIIFCLVTAGGTQFARVAYADDTINTYEAEDSGNTLSKNASVYDSAAASGGKKVGGMYQGSSIRFNNVTVSQTGNYKITVYYISGDQRSFNISTNGGDKQYESPPKTPDWETVGTYDVTLPLNAGVNTILIDDNDWYAPDIDKIVIRGMDGSQEPGGGHGGDWKSKLRGTVIEAEATENELGGKAKRADSSISSGGQKVADLYQGSSLKFPNVKAPADGTHIIRISYISGDQRPVYMQVNNGSDDLIDLPKTANWNTVGTYDVEVELHAGTNTITFSDHDWYSPDMDKIEVIPFKLSYEAESAANTPTGEARVADSTNASGGKKVGYLNHGSSLTFNGIKAPLTGDYKITVAYFSGDPRSFYVSANGGEPQYYSPPKTADWETVGTYELILPLNEGDNSITFSDGNSYSPDLDRIIVEPAMDSEPGTPGEEDDNLGTPGSSQSYGAITVTEYTYGQLVSGGQYEVAFNTKTGLIGYSLGQGLKLKAIYSSIKLNDTLVDSKGYESHVIAGAPTAIEDGFGKGIEVTFVHTSAGKPTMKQSYKFYDNKTYFLTALNVESDSVIKTNYMAPIALKRTGGLDIGASSDNRVLTVPFDNDAWIRYKTQNMNRSDTSYEMTTVFNNTTRVGLVLGSVTHDTWKTGIDWKGSSNRINELVVYGGAASDVTRDTQPHGSLTGTNLSSPTIMVGGFSDYRTGLEEYGRANAVIAPPLELNPELPQGVPVGWNSWGAYESSLSYQDVVDVSNFFKDNLKKFNNNGNVFINMDSYWDNLNDQQLADVVSVIKGNGQHAGIYWAPFVYWGNNMDQVVDGTDGKYKYGDIVLKDANGKPLPTLDGAYPLDVTHPGTKLRMNYFLDKFKRLGFTFIKLDFLTHGALEGQHYDPNVTTGIQAYNEGMRYVKDRIDGKMFISESIAPIFPSQYAHSRRISCDTYGRINETEYMLNSLTYGFWQNGTIYTYTDPDHLALSRAATLTEARSRMNSGVISGTVLLDSDNVNDPKAQEYMTALYNNTDVLDVALKGKAFKPLEGNTNANAADTFVLKDGNDYYLAVFNYSGNASVNKTVDLARAGLDPSVTYMVKDLWTGETSTAIGSWTAALEAADSKLVKLTTAPKQAAGVSLDKKELTLAVGETGKLIATVTPQDAANKAVTWSSSDTSVAAVTYGVTGEAIYGNITAVKPGKAVITVETVDGGFKASAEITVKAADESPGTPENPGTPENPINSGNNNNNGNSAGSNAPSPAGTLNVTLDMLKVDSAAGKAVVELKADTKVVQLSAAALRQLGDQSLELKSDKLSVQLPAAVIKQLQNKLPEGQRGDSTISLQMVPLAGKSDEVVAAAAGATHAKVSLKGEVYEFSLSVTSKEGVTEKLAVFDSPITLSLKPADGFDAKLGGIYYIADNGKLEYVPAEYSGGVLTAQISHFSKYAVLELNRTFVDVRANHWANAVIKELSAKLLVQGTSGDKFEPDRAITRAEFTSMLVHSLGLTATDTTSFTDVASGAWYAEPIAVAYKAGIVSGRSASMFEPSAKITREEITVMLMKAYELKNGKVHAPAAESGFTDMNLVSDWAAASVNEAATLGLIQGQSQGQFAPKEIASRAEAAQVIYNLILK from the coding sequence ATGCTTAGGCAAGTGATGAAAAAAGGGTTTTTGCTCCTCATCATCTTCTGTCTCGTGACTGCTGGCGGCACCCAGTTCGCGAGAGTAGCTTATGCCGATGATACGATCAATACTTACGAAGCTGAAGACTCAGGCAATACACTTTCAAAAAATGCTTCCGTCTATGACAGCGCGGCCGCTTCCGGCGGCAAGAAAGTCGGAGGCATGTATCAAGGCAGCTCCATTCGGTTCAACAATGTTACTGTAAGCCAGACTGGCAATTATAAAATCACAGTGTACTACATTTCGGGCGATCAACGCTCATTCAATATCAGTACCAATGGTGGCGACAAGCAGTATGAATCACCGCCTAAGACTCCAGACTGGGAGACGGTAGGTACCTATGACGTAACGCTTCCGCTGAATGCAGGTGTAAATACGATCTTGATTGATGATAACGACTGGTATGCTCCCGACATTGATAAGATCGTCATTCGTGGTATGGACGGTAGTCAGGAACCGGGTGGCGGTCATGGCGGGGATTGGAAGAGCAAACTCCGCGGAACCGTGATCGAGGCAGAAGCCACTGAGAATGAATTGGGCGGAAAGGCCAAACGTGCGGACAGCAGCATCAGCTCCGGGGGGCAAAAAGTCGCCGATCTGTACCAAGGCAGCTCCCTGAAGTTCCCGAATGTGAAGGCTCCGGCTGACGGAACGCATATCATTCGCATCTCTTATATTTCCGGTGATCAACGCCCGGTGTACATGCAGGTGAATAATGGATCGGATGATCTGATCGATCTACCGAAGACTGCCAATTGGAACACGGTAGGAACGTATGATGTGGAGGTTGAACTCCATGCCGGTACGAACACCATCACGTTCTCCGATCATGACTGGTATTCTCCGGATATGGACAAAATCGAGGTTATTCCGTTCAAACTCAGCTATGAGGCGGAATCTGCTGCAAATACGCCGACTGGCGAAGCGCGTGTTGCGGATAGCACTAATGCATCCGGAGGCAAGAAAGTAGGCTATCTCAATCACGGCAGCTCCTTGACCTTCAACGGAATTAAGGCGCCGCTGACTGGAGATTACAAGATTACGGTTGCTTATTTTTCCGGAGATCCGCGCAGCTTTTATGTTAGCGCAAACGGCGGTGAACCGCAGTATTACTCTCCGCCGAAGACAGCGGATTGGGAAACCGTAGGCACATATGAACTAATCCTGCCGCTGAACGAAGGCGATAACTCGATCACGTTCTCGGACGGCAACTCGTATTCGCCGGATTTGGACCGCATTATTGTAGAACCGGCTATGGATTCAGAGCCTGGCACGCCGGGGGAAGAAGATGACAATCTTGGTACACCAGGATCTTCGCAAAGCTACGGAGCCATCACGGTTACCGAATATACTTACGGTCAATTGGTATCGGGTGGACAATATGAAGTAGCTTTTAACACCAAGACTGGACTTATCGGCTATTCGCTGGGTCAGGGCCTGAAGCTGAAAGCTATCTACAGCAGCATTAAACTGAACGATACTCTGGTAGATAGCAAAGGCTATGAGAGCCATGTCATTGCCGGAGCGCCGACAGCCATTGAAGACGGTTTTGGTAAAGGGATTGAAGTTACTTTTGTTCATACCTCGGCTGGTAAACCGACAATGAAGCAGAGCTACAAGTTCTATGACAACAAGACATACTTCCTGACCGCATTGAATGTTGAAAGCGATTCCGTAATCAAAACCAACTACATGGCTCCAATTGCCTTAAAGCGGACGGGTGGCCTGGATATCGGTGCCAGCAGTGATAACCGTGTACTGACGGTACCGTTTGACAATGATGCTTGGATTCGATACAAAACCCAGAACATGAACCGTTCGGATACGAGTTATGAAATGACAACGGTGTTCAACAATACAACTCGCGTCGGGCTGGTGCTTGGTTCTGTAACACATGATACCTGGAAGACAGGAATCGATTGGAAAGGTTCCTCTAACCGTATCAACGAACTGGTCGTGTATGGCGGTGCAGCTAGCGATGTTACCCGTGATACTCAGCCTCATGGCAGCCTGACCGGTACGAATCTGTCCTCGCCGACCATTATGGTGGGCGGATTCAGTGATTACCGTACAGGACTTGAAGAATACGGCAGAGCGAATGCTGTTATCGCACCTCCGCTGGAACTGAATCCGGAGCTGCCACAAGGCGTACCGGTGGGCTGGAACAGCTGGGGAGCTTATGAAAGCTCACTGTCCTATCAAGACGTAGTGGATGTCTCGAATTTCTTCAAGGATAACTTGAAGAAGTTCAACAATAACGGCAATGTGTTCATTAATATGGATTCCTATTGGGATAATCTGAACGATCAGCAGCTTGCCGATGTGGTCTCGGTGATCAAGGGCAACGGGCAGCATGCCGGCATCTACTGGGCGCCGTTTGTATATTGGGGCAATAATATGGACCAGGTGGTAGACGGTACCGACGGGAAGTACAAGTACGGGGATATTGTCCTGAAGGATGCTAACGGCAAGCCGCTGCCGACGCTGGACGGCGCATATCCACTGGATGTGACCCATCCGGGAACGAAGCTGCGTATGAATTACTTCCTGGACAAATTTAAACGCCTGGGTTTCACCTTTATCAAGCTGGACTTCCTGACCCATGGCGCTTTGGAAGGACAACACTATGATCCAAATGTAACTACAGGCATTCAGGCGTATAACGAGGGAATGCGTTATGTTAAAGACCGGATCGACGGCAAGATGTTCATCAGCGAATCAATCGCGCCGATTTTTCCAAGCCAATATGCACACAGCAGACGAATTTCCTGTGATACGTATGGCAGAATCAATGAGACAGAATACATGCTTAATTCGTTAACTTATGGCTTCTGGCAAAATGGCACGATCTACACGTACACCGACCCGGATCACCTGGCGCTGAGCCGCGCTGCTACACTGACAGAGGCTCGCAGCCGGATGAACTCCGGTGTGATCTCCGGAACCGTGCTGCTGGATTCCGATAATGTGAACGATCCGAAGGCACAAGAGTACATGACCGCTCTGTATAACAACACAGATGTGCTTGATGTAGCCCTGAAAGGCAAAGCGTTCAAGCCGCTTGAAGGCAATACTAACGCTAATGCTGCGGATACGTTTGTTCTGAAGGACGGTAACGATTACTACCTGGCTGTATTCAACTACAGTGGCAATGCTTCCGTGAACAAGACGGTGGATCTGGCTCGTGCTGGACTGGACCCTTCTGTAACCTACATGGTGAAGGACCTGTGGACAGGTGAAACTTCGACTGCGATCGGTTCTTGGACTGCTGCGTTGGAAGCTGCGGATTCCAAGCTGGTCAAACTGACAACCGCTCCTAAGCAAGCGGCGGGTGTCTCACTCGATAAGAAGGAGCTGACGTTGGCTGTTGGTGAAACCGGCAAGCTGATTGCAACGGTAACACCACAAGATGCAGCGAACAAAGCTGTAACCTGGAGTTCCAGCGACACATCAGTAGCCGCTGTAACCTATGGTGTAACTGGAGAGGCAATCTACGGCAACATTACTGCTGTGAAACCGGGCAAGGCTGTAATTACAGTTGAAACGGTGGATGGAGGCTTCAAAGCGTCCGCAGAGATTACAGTCAAGGCTGCGGATGAGAGTCCAGGAACGCCAGAAAATCCAGGGACACCTGAGAATCCAATAAATTCGGGTAATAACAACAATAACGGCAACAGCGCAGGAAGCAATGCGCCAAGCCCTGCCGGTACACTGAATGTAACACTTGATATGCTGAAGGTGGACAGCGCTGCTGGTAAGGCGGTTGTTGAACTCAAGGCCGACACCAAGGTTGTGCAGCTGTCTGCGGCAGCTCTGCGCCAGCTTGGCGACCAATCTCTGGAACTCAAATCCGACAAGCTGTCCGTACAATTGCCGGCTGCTGTGATCAAGCAGCTGCAGAATAAGCTGCCGGAAGGTCAGCGCGGGGACAGCACGATCTCGCTACAAATGGTTCCGCTTGCTGGCAAGTCTGATGAAGTCGTTGCAGCGGCAGCAGGAGCGACCCATGCAAAGGTTAGCCTGAAAGGCGAGGTTTACGAGTTCAGTCTGTCCGTGACGTCCAAAGAAGGCGTAACGGAGAAGCTGGCTGTGTTTGATTCGCCGATTACGCTGAGCCTTAAGCCGGCAGATGGTTTCGATGCCAAATTAGGCGGCATCTACTACATTGCCGATAATGGCAAGCTAGAGTATGTCCCTGCAGAATATAGCGGCGGTGTATTGACCGCCCAAATCAGCCATTTCAGCAAATATGCTGTGCTGGAACTGAATCGCACCTTTGTGGATGTGCGAGCTAATCACTGGGCTAACGCAGTGATCAAGGAGTTGTCGGCAAAGCTGCTAGTTCAAGGCACTAGCGGTGATAAGTTTGAACCGGACCGGGCGATAACTCGTGCGGAGTTCACCTCCATGCTGGTTCATTCTTTGGGACTGACTGCAACGGATACTACAAGCTTTACAGATGTAGCATCAGGCGCATGGTATGCCGAGCCGATCGCGGTGGCTTACAAAGCCGGAATCGTGAGCGGACGCAGCGCGAGCATGTTCGAGCCTTCCGCCAAGATAACGCGTGAGGAAATCACGGTGATGTTGATGAAGGCCTATGAACTGAAGAACGGCAAGGTTCATGCGCCTGCTGCAGAATCAGGATTCACAGATATGAACCTGGTGTCGGATTGGGCAGCAGCTTCCGTGAATGAGGCGGCAACACTTGGCTTAATTCAAGGCCAAAGTCAAGGACAGTTTGCGCCTAAAGAGATTGCTTCCCGTGCGGAAGCCGCTCAAGTGATCTACAATTTGATTTTGAAATAG
- a CDS encoding sensor histidine kinase, with product MLQLFRKYIYMPFIDLSFRAKLFFVFVLVTILPMMLLVYFSYELTKSKLTDQIYINMMNSTAQINKNLENKLDSYEHISASIYLDNRLTNYLTSEYQDDPSYLDVYKYIGNRFDTVMAAYPDFDSVFIYSDNPSLPKDNYYIRPVIPEVEHSELYKQLLQSHGNIIYLSSPQTKDSPAMFTLARLLNNNRNQYPYGVLVFRISESVIYSLMEKEAGGKDIFIMNDKGIILSAADKQLLNASLPELLDHQFEKIPSGRFDTTYKGVKAFAVYNTLKNGWKTVSIFPYESIIKDATSLSNLIIKISLSFIGVALLLIFITASMFSKRIRTLIRMVRQIERGNFTTKEEQFGSDEIGQLHFAFKQMTARLNNLINEVYHKELLGKEAELDLLQAQINPHFLYNTLGSISSLAAKHSDTRIQDMVLHLAKFYRISLNKGKSILTINEEIRLTQSYNAIQLIRFKGQLNITYSIDEAILPYSTVKLTLQPFIENAVIHAIWTQESPLNIHIKGNTQENDIILSVIDDGMGMRPETLESLLEEKPGRGYGISNVNRRIKLKFGEYYGVNIYSRLGIGTTVQIRLPQKMV from the coding sequence ATGCTACAATTATTCAGAAAATATATCTACATGCCTTTTATTGACCTGAGCTTCCGCGCCAAGCTCTTCTTCGTCTTCGTACTGGTTACCATCCTTCCGATGATGCTGCTAGTCTACTTCTCCTATGAACTGACGAAGTCGAAGCTGACGGATCAAATCTACATTAATATGATGAATTCCACCGCCCAGATTAACAAGAACCTGGAGAATAAGCTGGATAGCTATGAGCATATCTCCGCTTCTATCTATCTCGACAACCGGCTGACCAATTACTTGACCAGTGAGTATCAGGATGATCCCTCTTATCTGGATGTCTATAAATACATCGGCAACCGGTTCGATACGGTGATGGCTGCCTATCCCGATTTTGATAGCGTATTCATCTATTCTGACAATCCTTCTCTGCCGAAGGACAACTACTATATAAGACCGGTAATACCAGAGGTGGAGCATAGTGAACTGTATAAGCAACTACTGCAATCTCATGGGAACATCATTTATCTCTCTTCACCACAGACGAAAGACAGTCCCGCCATGTTCACCCTGGCCCGGCTGCTGAACAACAACCGCAACCAGTATCCTTATGGTGTTCTCGTCTTTCGGATTTCTGAGTCAGTCATTTACTCGCTAATGGAGAAAGAAGCCGGCGGCAAAGATATCTTCATCATGAATGACAAGGGGATTATACTATCAGCTGCTGATAAGCAATTATTGAATGCCAGCCTGCCGGAGCTGTTGGATCATCAATTCGAGAAAATACCATCGGGGCGGTTTGATACGACCTACAAAGGGGTTAAGGCGTTTGCGGTCTATAATACGCTGAAGAATGGCTGGAAGACGGTGTCCATTTTCCCTTACGAGAGCATTATCAAGGACGCCACCTCACTATCCAATCTGATTATCAAAATCTCCCTCTCCTTCATCGGCGTAGCGCTGCTGCTGATCTTCATTACTGCTTCCATGTTCAGCAAACGTATCCGTACGTTAATTCGCATGGTCCGGCAGATTGAACGGGGGAATTTTACGACCAAGGAAGAGCAGTTCGGCAGCGATGAGATTGGCCAGCTCCATTTTGCCTTCAAACAGATGACGGCGAGGCTGAACAATTTGATCAACGAGGTGTATCACAAGGAGCTGCTCGGCAAAGAGGCAGAGCTCGACCTTCTGCAGGCGCAGATCAACCCACATTTTCTATACAATACGCTCGGCTCCATCTCGTCACTGGCGGCCAAGCATAGTGATACGCGCATTCAGGATATGGTGCTGCATTTGGCCAAGTTCTACCGGATCTCGCTCAATAAAGGGAAAAGCATCCTAACGATTAACGAAGAAATCAGGTTGACGCAGAGCTACAATGCCATTCAGCTTATCCGCTTCAAGGGCCAACTGAATATCACTTACTCGATAGATGAAGCGATCCTGCCCTACTCGACAGTCAAGCTGACCCTGCAGCCTTTTATTGAAAATGCAGTCATTCATGCCATTTGGACGCAGGAGAGCCCGCTGAATATTCATATTAAAGGAAACACCCAGGAGAACGACATCATCTTGTCCGTTATTGATGATGGGATGGGCATGAGACCGGAAACGCTGGAGTCGCTGCTGGAGGAGAAACCGGGTCGGGGCTACGGGATTTCGAACGTGAATCGCCGGATCAAGCTGAAATTTGGCGAGTATTATGGAGTGAACATTTATAGCCGGCTCGGCATAGGCACCACCGTTCAAATTCGTTTGCCGCAAAAAATGGTGTAG
- a CDS encoding ABC transporter permease, whose translation MQKASAIKATGGSSLFSRLREQKWLFLLMLPAFIATLLFSYGPMFGLYMAFTNYQPGGGTFFEQFFHAEFVGFKWFEYFFTTGDFYRVMRNTLATSLLTLFFGFPAPILLALMLNEARQGFFKRFVQTVSYLPHFISWVIAANIVITLLASDGMLNNLLVLLGIVKEPVAFLQNGPLFWWIIALSNMWKEMGFSAIMYLAAISAINPELYEAAKVDGASRFRQMWHITLPALRPTIVILGILAVGGILNAGFEQQYLLQNNTVLEYSEVIDIYAYKYGLQNSMFSYGAAVGMFKSVVAFILVVIVNRISRKVNDQALF comes from the coding sequence ATGCAGAAAGCAAGCGCTATCAAAGCAACAGGGGGTAGCAGTCTGTTTAGCAGACTCCGAGAGCAAAAATGGTTATTTTTACTAATGCTGCCCGCCTTTATTGCGACATTGCTATTTTCTTATGGTCCTATGTTCGGATTGTATATGGCGTTTACGAACTATCAGCCGGGCGGAGGAACATTCTTTGAGCAGTTCTTCCATGCTGAATTCGTAGGTTTTAAATGGTTTGAGTACTTCTTTACAACAGGCGATTTCTACCGCGTAATGCGGAATACACTTGCAACCAGTTTGCTGACATTGTTCTTCGGCTTCCCGGCACCGATCTTGCTGGCGCTGATGCTGAATGAAGCGAGACAAGGATTCTTCAAACGATTCGTGCAAACGGTTTCTTACCTACCGCACTTTATCTCCTGGGTTATCGCGGCGAACATTGTTATCACACTGCTGGCTTCCGACGGTATGCTGAACAACCTGCTGGTCCTGCTGGGTATTGTAAAAGAGCCGGTAGCGTTCTTGCAGAACGGTCCGCTCTTCTGGTGGATTATCGCACTATCTAACATGTGGAAAGAGATGGGCTTTAGCGCCATCATGTATCTCGCAGCGATTTCGGCGATCAACCCTGAGCTTTATGAAGCAGCTAAGGTAGACGGTGCCAGCCGTTTCCGGCAAATGTGGCACATCACGCTGCCAGCCCTGCGCCCAACGATTGTAATTCTGGGGATTCTGGCTGTCGGCGGCATTTTGAATGCAGGCTTTGAACAGCAGTACTTGCTGCAAAATAACACCGTGCTTGAATACTCCGAAGTTATCGATATCTATGCATACAAATACGGTCTGCAAAACAGCATGTTCTCTTATGGGGCTGCCGTAGGGATGTTCAAATCCGTTGTCGCCTTCATCCTAGTCGTGATTGTGAATCGGATTTCCAGAAAAGTGAACGACCAGGCGTTGTTCTAA
- a CDS encoding carbohydrate ABC transporter permease produces MLLNRFGDHIFKLFVYLFLIIILLVTFLPFWNILVLSLNSAEDTVRGGVYFWPRALTFDSYNQIFKDSEILSGLWVTVKRTIIGAPLSVMVITMLAYPLSRRNLVGRKGWNLYFVFTMYFGGGLIPYYMVLKALHMIDTFSVFILPSLMNVFYMIIVRTFMEGLPNEIEESAKVDGASDLTIFFRIVLPLTTPVLATVGLFQAIGHWNSWFDSYAFTYRSDLKTLQAVLVKILSQFQTGGMISQTQMLANSAKRNAVSSDTIRMAATMVATLPIVLVYPFLQKYFVKGMTLGAVKS; encoded by the coding sequence ATGCTTTTAAATAGATTCGGGGATCATATTTTTAAACTTTTTGTATATCTCTTTTTGATCATCATCTTGTTGGTCACTTTCCTGCCGTTCTGGAACATTCTTGTTCTTTCATTAAATAGTGCGGAGGACACGGTTCGCGGAGGTGTCTATTTTTGGCCAAGAGCGCTGACCTTTGACAGCTATAATCAGATTTTCAAAGATAGCGAGATTTTGAGCGGGCTTTGGGTAACCGTCAAACGTACAATTATCGGCGCACCGTTGTCGGTAATGGTCATCACGATGCTGGCCTATCCGCTCAGCCGACGCAACTTGGTTGGACGCAAGGGCTGGAACCTATACTTTGTCTTCACAATGTATTTCGGCGGTGGTCTGATTCCGTACTACATGGTACTCAAGGCGCTGCACATGATCGATACCTTCTCGGTTTTCATTCTGCCAAGTTTGATGAACGTCTTCTATATGATTATTGTCCGTACCTTCATGGAAGGCCTGCCCAACGAGATTGAAGAGTCGGCAAAAGTGGATGGCGCGAGCGACCTGACGATTTTCTTCCGGATCGTGCTGCCACTGACCACACCGGTACTTGCTACGGTCGGACTCTTTCAGGCTATCGGCCACTGGAACTCCTGGTTTGACTCTTATGCGTTTACATATCGTTCGGACCTGAAGACACTTCAGGCAGTGCTGGTAAAAATCTTGAGTCAGTTCCAGACCGGCGGTATGATCTCACAGACGCAAATGCTGGCGAACTCGGCGAAACGGAATGCGGTCTCTAGTGATACGATTCGGATGGCGGCAACCATGGTTGCTACACTGCCTATCGTTCTGGTTTATCCATTCTTGCAAAAGTACTTTGTTAAAGGGATGACACTGGGTGCTGTTAAGAGTTGA